One Artemia franciscana chromosome 6, ASM3288406v1, whole genome shotgun sequence DNA window includes the following coding sequences:
- the LOC136028006 gene encoding uncharacterized protein LOC136028006, which yields MGDNSKKSYRPNTREMRSDCSFQFRGTESINDQIALLTSHLNTLKNKQKLNDQTLKTTMAEVVSQALSTEVGPLVEASVKKLTPSHEPATFDANSIEIIKQEVYSSLKMDFDVLVEKSLKQYDLRMTKLEFSLKLLDSGLSKLQNSLKPIQSNVDRLSDQFDQMKLSNQLVLFGLKEDPYPEASESRFLGFCSTRFPGIPVTQNDIVSARMIGKQGSGFKTSSTCCGILQF from the coding sequence ATGGGTgataattcaaaaaagagctatagaCCTAACACCAGAGAGATGAGATCAGACTGCTCCTTCCAGTTTCGTGGTACTGAATCCATTAATGATCAAATTGCATTGCTCACCTCTCACTTAAACACTCTAAAGAATAAGCAGAAGCTGAATGATCAAACGctcaaaactacaatggcagagGTTGTCAGTCAAGCACTGTCTACTGAAGTTGGTCCATTGGTTGAGGCCTCTGTTAAAAAACTTACCCCTAGTCATGAACCTGCTACTTTTGATGCCAACAGTATAGAAATAATCAAACAAGAGGTATACTCTAGCctgaaaatggattttgatGTGCTTGTTGAAAAATCACTCAAACAATATGATCTGAGGATGACAAAGCTTGAATTCTCCCTGAAATTGCTTGACTCAGGTTTGTCAAAGCTGCAAAATTCTCTGAAACCAATTCAATCCAATGTTGATCGTCTGAGTGATCAGTTTGACCAAATGAAACTCTCAAATCAGCTGGTCCTATTTGGTTTAAAAGAAGACCCTTATCCAGAAGCTTCTGAAAGCAGATTCCTTGGATTTTGCAGTACTAGATTTCCTGGTATTCCTGTGACCCAGAATGATATAGTTTCTGCTAGAATGATTGGTAAACAAGGCTCAGGTTTCAAAACCTCGTCCACTTGTTGTGGAATTTTGCAGTTCTAG